GTCCGAACTTCCGAAAAATTGCCCTCCTCAAAAGCCTTCTTAATGCCTCTTATGGTCTCAGGGTCTTGCCTCGGATGTTGGTGCCTACGCTCCTGTCTTTGGGGGGAATGCCTCCCCTTACCATATCCACCTTGGTAACCCACAACCTTCACCTCCTAACCGCCATAAGCAGGATTTTCAAAACACCATCAATCCAGTAAATTGGCTGGGGCTCGTTCTTTTCGACTGCAGTCGCGTCAATCCCGACGAGCTTCGGGAAGAAACCCGAAAGCCCGTGCCTACCGAGAAGGTAAGCCGTTAGGTACGCCCAGCGGACGTCGTTGGGATCCCTCACGTACAGCTCCCTCAGCTCAAGAAGTCGCATCAGCAGGCTCTTCTTTGAGTCGAAGGGTTTTCTGAGCCTCCCGTTCCCGGCGTATATTTTTGAGGTGTACTCCCTCCAAAGCTCCTTATATTCGTCCCAAGTGTACGCTGCCGGGTGTCTCCCATCCTCTGGGTGGCTTCTTTCAATTACCACTATCCTGTCCCGCCCCTCGTCCTTGGCAGTTTCAAGTCTCCCGCTGACAACCTCCGCCATCCTGTATATAGGGGTCTTCGTGTCGAAGTACCCAAGGCCCGCGGAGAGGGTAAGTCCCTCACCAGTGTACGCCCTGAACGTTTCCCTTATCCTGAAGGCCAGCTCGAACGTCTGATCCCACGCCCCAACGATGAAGAAGTCATCGCCACCGGCGTAGACCACGACGATGTCCGGGACCTTGGGCCATTCCCTCAATGAGGGAACCGTTCCTATTACGTATCCGGATTTCCCCTCGATAACGGCCCTCATGTATCCCTTGAAGAAGTAGTCCATGAAGCGTGAAGCCGTCGCAAGCTTCGATGGACTGTCCATTGAACCGAAGAACTCCCCGAGCCTGTCAACGTCCCCCTTGAGAACCCCTATCCTTCTCGCGCCCGTTGAAGCCTCCGCGAGCTCCTCGAAGTCCGCCATGTGGCCTTTTTCAGACTCCCTGAAGTAGTCGGCCACGAAGTATGGGACGAACTCCATTGACTCCGGAATCTCGGGCGGGTTCAGCGTATTCTTGAGCAGGAAGAACTCTCCCCTCGGAATCGGCCCTCCCGCGTAGGGGATTAGATTCCTGAATGGTCCCCGTGTCACGCCCTCCTCTTCCCATGCTTTCCTGTCTAAAATGAAGCCCTTAACCTTTGGAAGCCTCGCCCCAAGTTTGGCGAGCTCGTTGCACGTCCTGCAGACCTTGACCTCTTGGTCGAGAATGAAGGGTTCAAGATTCCTCTCTGGGACTTCCTTCCCACAGACTGGACACTCCACCAGCCTTTCCGCCTTTGGTGCCGTGAACAAGCCCTCAACTTCACCGAAGCGCCTGAGCTTCCTTACGTTCAGCTTCCTCCTAAGCCGCTTTCTTGCCTCTTCAAAGAGGTTTCTGTCCCCCTTCCGTCCGAACTCCTCGCCGCTTATCGGCTCCCATTCAATGGCCAGATACAGGCTTCCCTCAAACTCCCTGTAAAGCCACTCGGAGATGACTTTTCTAATGCTCACGAGCTCCTCAACGGCCCTATCCGTGTTGGGGGCTATCACTAGGAAGTGACCGCCGGCGTTGAAAACCACGTTGGCCCTCGTTAGGCCAAGCCTCCCGAGGATTTCAAGTACAACGTCCCAGTTCATCAGCTCTAGGTAGGCACTCCTGGCGCGCAGGTATTTGAGCGTTCCTTTTCCCCTCACGCTATAGATGAAATCCTGTATGCCCGAGAAATCGCCCTCAACCAGCAGGAAACGCTTCTCCCTCCTGCATGCGCCGGACTTAACATCCTCCGCCTTGCACCCAGAGAGAAGCATTGTGAGGGCGATTGCGGAAGTCATCCTCATGTGGTCGTAGAGTGAGATGGTGTTCCCTGAGAGCGTTACCGAGCTTACAAAGGTTAAGTACTTTTCAAGAACCGGCATCACTCTGTCGATTTTCAGAGGGGTCTCCAAGAGCTCCGTGGCCATGGCTTTCACGAGGTTTCTGTAGTGCTCTCCCGATACACGAACGTCCTTGACGGGCATTGGAAGGTCCGGAGACCCATCGAATTTTAATGTCCCCAGAGGATACTCCAAGTCTCTCCCGAAAACCGAGGTTAATGGCCTGAAAACGTAGAACTCCCCACCGCTTCCTTCCCGTTCAGCGGAGGAGAGATTGTCTGCCTCATAGACTATCCACAGCGCTTTTAGAACGTCTTCCTCGGTCAGTCCAAACCTCTCAGGGGAAACCTCTCGAATCTTGGCTCTCATGTTCTCCTCGTTTTTCATGTGCTCGTAGTGGTGGAACTCTGAGAAGAGCGCCAGAAGCTCGTACTCCGCCCTCCCAGTGCTCCTTGCTAACTCCCTGAGAAAGAGGGCACCCTGTGCAGAATGGTCGCCGGAGTAAAGGCCCGCCCTCTGAACGGGCTTCCCTATGTCGTGCAAAAGCCCGCCGAGAGCCACCAGTTCATGAATTTCCACTTCCTCACCTCCTAACAGGGTTTAAGAATCCAAACCCAAGACTGTTCTTCTCCCCGAGACCCGCTTCCATGATAAATGCGTAGAACCTCTTCTCCTCGGCTCCAATTCTGTCCTTTTCCAGAAGCTCCCAGTTGGAGCCTATGACCGGGAAGGGTTGCCCAGCCTTCACGACCTTCACGTAAACGTCGAGCTTTCCGTTCTTCCTGAACTTGGGCACCATACGGTCAAATATCGGCCCATCGAGATGGAAATCGTCGTCGTAGAACGCGTTGTACTTCTTCTCCGCGTTCTCCTTGAGCCTGTTCAGGAAAAAGTTCAAGTCCCTGTGGGCATGGAGTTTGAAGTACTCGTTCTCCCGCGAGTTCCTGTAGATGACAATGGGAGAGCCCGTTTGGAAGCGCTTTCTTAGGGGCAACTTGAACTTCTTTACCTCTGCAATCACGAGC
The Thermococcus radiotolerans genome window above contains:
- the cas10 gene encoding type III-A CRISPR-associated protein Cas10/Csm1, coding for MEIHELVALGGLLHDIGKPVQRAGLYSGDHSAQGALFLRELARSTGRAEYELLALFSEFHHYEHMKNEENMRAKIREVSPERFGLTEEDVLKALWIVYEADNLSSAEREGSGGEFYVFRPLTSVFGRDLEYPLGTLKFDGSPDLPMPVKDVRVSGEHYRNLVKAMATELLETPLKIDRVMPVLEKYLTFVSSVTLSGNTISLYDHMRMTSAIALTMLLSGCKAEDVKSGACRREKRFLLVEGDFSGIQDFIYSVRGKGTLKYLRARSAYLELMNWDVVLEILGRLGLTRANVVFNAGGHFLVIAPNTDRAVEELVSIRKVISEWLYREFEGSLYLAIEWEPISGEEFGRKGDRNLFEEARKRLRRKLNVRKLRRFGEVEGLFTAPKAERLVECPVCGKEVPERNLEPFILDQEVKVCRTCNELAKLGARLPKVKGFILDRKAWEEEGVTRGPFRNLIPYAGGPIPRGEFFLLKNTLNPPEIPESMEFVPYFVADYFRESEKGHMADFEELAEASTGARRIGVLKGDVDRLGEFFGSMDSPSKLATASRFMDYFFKGYMRAVIEGKSGYVIGTVPSLREWPKVPDIVVVYAGGDDFFIVGAWDQTFELAFRIRETFRAYTGEGLTLSAGLGYFDTKTPIYRMAEVVSGRLETAKDEGRDRIVVIERSHPEDGRHPAAYTWDEYKELWREYTSKIYAGNGRLRKPFDSKKSLLMRLLELRELYVRDPNDVRWAYLTAYLLGRHGLSGFFPKLVGIDATAVEKNEPQPIYWIDGVLKILLMAVRR
- the cas6 gene encoding CRISPR-associated endoribonuclease Cas6, which produces MRLKLSFYPNGNGNFRPNKHAVQGFIYNMLKGTNYGDRHDEAKFKFFTFSDFFLDRDGRPTFIISSPDEGFINALHSNLKDRVRVYLGTEELVIAEVKKFKLPLRKRFQTGSPIVIYRNSRENEYFKLHAHRDLNFFLNRLKENAEKKYNAFYDDDFHLDGPIFDRMVPKFRKNGKLDVYVKVVKAGQPFPVIGSNWELLEKDRIGAEEKRFYAFIMEAGLGEKNSLGFGFLNPVRR